The Knoellia sp. S7-12 region CCGCCGTGGCCGGCCCCGCCGTCCTCGTCGACCTTCTTCTCGACGACGAGCGTGTCGGTGGTGAGGACCATCGACGCGATCGACGCGGCGTTGCGCAGCGCGGACCGGGTCACCTTGACCGGGTCGATGACGCCGGCCTTGATGAGGTCTTCGTACTCGCCGGTCGCGGCATTGAGGCCCATGCCCGGCTCGAGCTCGGAGACCTTGGCGACGGCGACGTAGCCCTGGAGGCCAGCGTTCTCGGCGATCCAGCGCAGCGGCTCGGCTGCGGCCTTCTGCACGATCGTGGCGCCGACCTTCTCGTCACCCTCGAGACCGAGCGTGTCGATGACCTTGACGGCCTGGATGAGAGCGGAGCCGCCACCGGCGACGATGCCCTCTTCGATGGCCGCGCGGGTCGCCGAGATGGCGTCCTCGATGCGGTGCTTCTTTTCCTTGAGCTCGACCTCGGTGTGGGCGCCGACCTTGATGACGCAGACGCCACCGGCGAGCTTGGCGAGGCGCTCCTGGAGCTTCTCGCGGTCCCAGTCGGAGTCGGTGCGCTCGATCTCGGCCTTGATCTGGTTGACGCGACCGTCGACCTCGGCCTTGTCGCCGGAGCCGTCGATGATCGTCGTGTTGTCCTTGGTCACGACGACGCGACGAGCCTGACCGAGGACGGTGAGGTCGGCCGTGTCGAGCTTGAGCCCGACCTCTTCGGCGATGACCTGACCACCGGTGAGGACGGCGATGTCCTGGAGCATCGCCTTGCGGCGGTCGCCGAAGCCGGGAGCCTTGACCGCGACGACGTTGAACGTGCCGCGGATCTTGTTGACGACCAGCGTCGACAGGGCCTCGCCGTCGATGTCCTCGGCGATGATCACAAGGGGCTTGCCCGACTGGACAACCTTCTCGAGCACCGGGAGGACGTCGGCGATGGCCGAGATCTTGCCCTGGTTGATGAGCACGTAGGCGTCCTCGAGGACAGCCTCCATGCGCTCGGGGTCGGTGACGAAGTAGGGCGAGATGTAGCCCTTGTCGAACTGCATGCCCTCGGTGAACTCGAGCTCGGTGGAGGCGGTTGAGGACTCCTCGACGGTGATGACGCCGTCCTTGCCGACCTTGTCGAACGCGTCCGCGATGGTCGCGCCGATCTCCGGGTCCTGGGCGGACAGGGAGGCGACGGAAGCGATCTCTTCCTTGCCGTCGACCTCGCGAGCCGTCTCGAGCAGCTTGTCGGACACGGCGTCGACAGCCTTGTCCATGCCGCGCTTGAGGCCGGCCGGAGCCGCACCGGCGGTGACGTTGCGCAGACCCTCGCGGACCATGGCCTGGGCCAGGACCGTCGCGGTCGTCGTGCCGTCACCGGCGACGTCGTTGGTCTTGGTCGCGACCTCCTTGGCGAGCTGGGCGCCAAGGTTCTCGTAGGCGTCCTCGAGCTCG contains the following coding sequences:
- the groL gene encoding chaperonin GroEL (60 kDa chaperone family; promotes refolding of misfolded polypeptides especially under stressful conditions; forms two stacked rings of heptamers to form a barrel-shaped 14mer; ends can be capped by GroES; misfolded proteins enter the barrel where they are refolded when GroES binds), with translation MAKELEFNDSARKALERGVDALANAVKVTLGPKGRNVVIDKKWGAPTITNDGVTIAREIELEDAYENLGAQLAKEVATKTNDVAGDGTTTATVLAQAMVREGLRNVTAGAAPAGLKRGMDKAVDAVSDKLLETAREVDGKEEIASVASLSAQDPEIGATIADAFDKVGKDGVITVEESSTASTELEFTEGMQFDKGYISPYFVTDPERMEAVLEDAYVLINQGKISAIADVLPVLEKVVQSGKPLVIIAEDIDGEALSTLVVNKIRGTFNVVAVKAPGFGDRRKAMLQDIAVLTGGQVIAEEVGLKLDTADLTVLGQARRVVVTKDNTTIIDGSGDKAEVDGRVNQIKAEIERTDSDWDREKLQERLAKLAGGVCVIKVGAHTEVELKEKKHRIEDAISATRAAIEEGIVAGGGSALIQAVKVIDTLGLEGDEKVGATIVQKAAAEPLRWIAENAGLQGYVAVAKVSELEPGMGLNAATGEYEDLIKAGVIDPVKVTRSALRNAASIASMVLTTDTLVVEKKVDEDGGAGHGGGHGHSH